ACACACAGATAAATAAACCTCCTGTTTTTCCCTGGCAGCTAGCATCTTGTCCAGCAAATCAGAATTTTCAAAGCaagcttcttttgtttttttttaaatgttgctgaGTAAAAATGGCTTTCGGACAGTCTGATAAATAGCGTATGGAGCCAGTGGGATTTTTCTTAGGTGGTCTGTTGTGTGTCCAGCAATACAGTGCTAAAAAGGACACATTGGTCAACATCATTGTACAGTAGATAACTATGTACAACAAATGAAATGTCAGCCTTTACTGTAGCTGAGATTCCTGGTGGtgtatttaatttgtttatcCTTTCTGGAGAAAGGAATTGAGAGTTTGCTAGCAagacttttctgtattttttgtcaAATAGGCATTTGTTTGTTAAACCTCctctttctcttatttctgtGTTGAAACTCTATATCAAGATACTGATATAGCTTTTCTATGAAACTTTCAGTCTGTAGCCTTTTAGATATGTATTCCCAAGCTctaagaaggtttttttttactacatGAAGATTTCTACAGACGTTATTGTTCTGAGTTCTGAGTaggaactgtaaaaaaaaaaaaaaaatcaggcaatGGGCACCATCCAAAAAGTGGGTAGTTATCTAAGCTGTGTTTGAAGGATATAACTGTGTACAAACTTGTGTTCTAgttttttccacctcttttgTAACTGGAAAAAGGTATTAAACAGTAAATATTGTTTCAGCTTCCTCTTTCTGATGATAATGATAGTGAAGAATCAAGATCTATTCAAAGAAAGAGAGTGCTTCCATCTTGGATGCTGGACAAGGACCTCCTGGTTCAGAGGATTTCTGAGCCTGTAATGAAAGGAGGTAGGCTTGCAACATAGTACGTTTGCATACCAATATACATTTATGTGCTTTGAtctcattttcttaaattataaTTGTGGTAGTAGAAAGTATTAATTTGTTacttctctttctgtgttttgtgcCTGGCAGCTGAGAGAGACTGACTTCTGTTGTCTCCTTTGTCATCAGTCCTATGGGTGTGACAGAGCTCTTTCTGATcagttgattttctttctgttttattttaataccagGAAATATACTTTGTTTGGACAGCTGAACATCTGATGTTCTGAAGCCCTTTCCTATAAACTCACCTGTTTTGTTTAGCATGTAAATTCTAGATATTTTGTGGGCCTTTAATTTCAAGCCTTTCTACACATTTAAGTCACTGATTGCCCTCCTAAATTTACATACTTCTAATTTCACAGGTTTTGAAGGTGGCGGTATGTGTTAATATTTAACTGTGAATCAAACTTGATCACTTAGTTCAAAATTCCTACCTAGGAGGAGCAGTTCATCACAGTATAGTAGTTTCTTACCAGTATGAGGCTAAAGTAATACTGGATTCCCTCTTGTCCTTCCCACAAAAGGAAATTGCAGAGCGTACAATAAACTTCTGCCGCTGTCTATCAGAAGTAACAGCGGCAGAATACTGTGTTTAGTCTCTATCAACTGGAGACACAAGGGTGCCGCATTGGCACAATCCCAAGAAAATTTTCTACCATACCTGGCTTTGGTCCTGGGACCTCGTAAAGAGTTCTAAAACTGCCATTAGATACTCTCTGACAGACTTATCGCAAGGCATTTATGGCTCTGCTGACTTTTATCGATGGAACTGGAGGACTAAAGGAgtgagagaagagaaggaaaatgactATGTATGTTAACAACCTCCCCCAGCgtttctgtctttctgctgAAGACCTGACCTCGAGGGAGCTAGGGTCTACATACGAACACTCTTGGAGccatttaaaaagtcattataTGAGATAATGATTCCAGCTTAGAACGGGCCGCTTTAATAAAACAACCAATCTCTCCtgcaaatctgaaatatttccttaaaattGTGAAATGATTTGCACCTTTTTAGGGTGGCATTGGATGGGAAGGTAGAAAGGTAGAGAGTAAAACTAAAAGGCtacccttttatttttcttctgtccatCTTCCTACTGGAAAAGTAGCACTGATTTGTTGTTTGGAAGTCAGGCgttaaaacttggaaaaaatccTTGCTTTATACAAATAACTCTGGCATGTCAGTATTTTTTTGAAGGGGCAGAGTTTTTGAAGTCTTGCAAAATGGCATCAAGTATCTTCCGAACGTGTTTTGCAGCAGATGGAGCTAtaacaaaaccaggacaatggcCCTGGCTGTCTCCCAGCTGTATATCCAGAAAAGACTACTTCAGTACAGAGATCTTACAGTTTCCTGGGATGTGAAGCTTTCCAAAGAGAGACGCAACATTCGCTGTCTTTCTGTCAGTTACTGGCTGATGAAATAATCAACCGTGATGTAGCTGACTAGGCAAGTGGGCATACCCTGATTTTTGCCATGTCCTAATTAATTGATGTTTGTGTGTATAAACTGGTAATCTAAAGTGATACTTGTACAAAAGGTCTATGGTAAAAGTCATCCTTGGACATGTGGTTTAGTTGATAAGCTCCTATTGCCTAAAAGAAATTGTCAGTCATACTGATACAGTCAGTCCAGAATATCCTTTGCCAcatatttattgttttcctcCAAATTTCCCTCTCAAACATCTGTTTTATTCTAAAACATTCTAAGCAGGAAGTGAAAAATGCATTGTTGAAACAGCACATGCAcaactgctgctgtttctcatgCTTTTTGCCCAGTGTTCTTCTTCGATGTAGCTTTAGATTTCTAATGTGGTCGGGATTTCACTGTAAAAGTTGCATTCCAAAAGTACccttttatgtttcttttaagGTAGTAGAATGAAAAAAGAccaaggaaggggaggaagtaATATGGAGTCATTAAAATCAGAAGTAAatgtacagcagaaaaaaagattagcCTCTGAAGAAACTATAGAGGATTTTGAAGGTGAAGAACAAGATCAAGGGAGAAGGAGCCGTCTTGCCATCCCTTCATCTCAGGTAATTTTTTGGCTCGAGGGCAGAGCCATGGTATTTCAAAAAATGAGAATGTAGTTGGCAATGTCATGGTGAAGGTTGGGTCCATGTGTTCTGCTTGTGATTTGTTGTTTAACAGTTGTTTTGGAATGCCAGTCCATTGGATAGCTCTATAGCAGGGATcctggaagcctgcagagacTTGGTTTTCTGCACTTCCTTCTCAGGATCTGGGATTTAGGCCTGGAATGTTCCACAGAAATACCACACTTTCAGCTTTACAGCAAGAGGCTGGAAGACATAGGCCAAAGTACTGGTTCTGGGAGTGGCTTGGTTTGTGGTTCTCTTTCTGAGAACCCTTTAGGGATAGGTGATGGTATGACACTGAGGTAATCCAACACTGGATGTTGCCCAAACTAGTGCCATTCTAGTTGGTGAAATTTTATGGTCAGAAAGTTGTCATATGTGGTTTAGCaactgctgtgttttgaagaaaaagagcagGGAGTGTGTTTATGCCACTATCTCAAAATCTGagtcaaaaaaaaggaaagggaaaaaaggtaatCATCTTGAAATCCAAAATGATCTATGACAATGAGTGAGCAGACATTTCAGTCAATGAGTCTGTGTGTTCTCAAACTACAGCTGCTTTTACAGGCAGTTAAATACTTACCGATAGCACCCTGCTATCTGTGAAAAGAGAAGGATCATTATCAAAGACAAACAAGACATATTCTGGTGAGATCAAACTGAGGCTTTCACTGACTTTTCCTTTAGGTGAACAACCTGGGGAGGTGTTTCTAATAGCATTAGAACTGCCTGAATCTGTTACAGGATCAGataaaatagttaaaatacTATTATTTGATATGCTTCATTGGTTTTGACACTGAAAACAATTGGGGGTTGGTTTCATTGTTTAATTAAATCTTAAGGTTAATTGAAATTATCTACTCTGGGAGAGCGTACCCTTCAGGGTAGTTTTGATTTAACATAGTGGGAtcttttaatctgaaaaaggGTTCTGAATGGTGAGCTTTGTTGTTGGCTGGGTACGTTAATACCAGCTGCAGTGCCATTTTCTCTCTGTCAAATTATAAGGTGAGTGACTACataattcattatttcattttgcagtttgtAAGTATGAAGCTGTACTTATTTTCTCCTAATAATTTCATAAATCACTTTTATCTCAAGCACAGTGTAAGAAATTGCCTTCAgaactttgcagaaaaaataatgggTTAGTGCAAGCAAAAGTAATAATCATACAGAGCTCTAAAAGATTGGAATTTTGGTATCAAAACCAACATTATTCTCCTGCTGTCATATTTAAGGCAATTGAGGAAAATCTGCTGTAGGGTAGGATGTAAAAAGAATCTTAATTCTTCTAAGCGTCAGCAGCCGCCAGATGGCAGTGAGGTCATATACGTGTTATAACCTGTGCCAACAGTGCTGTTGCCTCTGGTTTTCCTTGATTGCTGCCTGGTTTTTAACTACTCACCACAACAAAACTGAAAGTGTTTACTCTTATTAGATACAATATAGGCAATGGGTTGAAGTATGTAATGGAGAGAAGGCACAAGTGGGAGCGCTAAATTAGTTAAAGTAATTTAGTCCTTTTTCTGGGAATGAAGGCTTATTTCCTAAACTGCAGTTGTTTGCTGAGCCTTATTTTGGGAGTCTCAATAGAAGAGTCATCCCTGTCTCCGAGTTGACTTGCTAAATATGCTGCTGTCAGGATCACTTGGTATTAATATTGTCTTTGCCCTTTCTTTATCACACTGCTGCTCAAATGtaattttctctggttttggctAACAATTTGTTAGACTCGCATTGAAAGGATCAAAATCAAATAGGAAACCACCAGCTGATTTTCAAACTCTGCCAACTGCATCCATGTAAACTAAATATAGATTTAGTGGAGGGGGAACTTAGATAATAAACTGTAGAGAGCAGAAACCTATGAATAGTCCTGTAGTGTATCAAAGTAGTTCATCCTTTAATATAGGTATGCTTCCAGGTAATGTCTTAATGTTGTTGGGACCATGTTCCTGTCTTGGTTAGGTATCTCATATTCTTCTTCTAAAGCACACATCTCTTATTTTAAGTGTACATATGTTCAAAAATTTAAACTGCAGTATTTCTCAAAAGTGAAATCTTTGCCTGATGGTATCTACTGACAAACTGCTTTGTGATTTAATCATGAGCTGAAGCATTTAAGATGTACTGGGGTGGGATTAAGTTCAAGGTATATATCGTGAATTCCCATATGtagataaatatatttcttctagAGTCACATGTATAACtcccattcattttttttcaggagcagGACTTTTAATTGAAAGTTATTTCAGGCTAAAGTCCTTGGACTAGTCACAAACTGGGGTGGTTACAGAGGAGTCTGACTGTTGTGAGGGAACCGAAGGTGAGGACAGGAGCTCTAGGataagtttttctttaaattgccTGTGTGTGTTCTTACCTTGAGCCTTTCATTTAGCAGCTAGCTTGAGTTTGGAAGGTGGAGTAGAAGATTTTAaaggctggaccagatgatctttcgaggtcccttccaacctgggctgttctatgtTTCTCTGATTTTGAAAACTGGAATGATGAGATGAGGCAGAGTTTGACCTTAAAGCTTTTAATTCTGAAGACTGTAAATTTTCAGGTCCTTCAAAATGTAACCTTGTTCCACAGAATACATCTGGATTTCCTCTTGAGAGTACCATAAGAAACATGGAAGGAAATGGCAAGACTGGAACAAAAACCCGTGGAagttctctggaaaaaaatgataggCAGCTGCATAGTAAATTGTCCAAAAGAATAGGTCAGATCTCCAGTAAAACAAATAGGAttgaggaaacagaaaacaaagagcagaTTACTGGTTCTACAAGCCAACAAGCTCACTGGGGCAGGACTTCCCAATATTTTGGTGCCCAGGAAGGGATTCTTGAGCCTGATGCAAATCTGGATTACGAGACTGAGATTTCTGATTCAACCAGAAGTGCGGATGCTTCAGAAAGCTCCAAACAGATCAAGCGTAAGAGGACACCTTGCATGTATGGAACAGGCTGTTACAggtaaagcaaaattaaaactagCTTAAGATAGCTTATTATTAAGAAGTAATGTATTAGCTGTGGAAGACAAAACAGTAATGTCGTTTGAAGCTTTGatttgagaaaaatcttttggtAAGCAGGGGAGCGATGAGAAAGAAATGGCATAACAAGAATTTTTAGAGTATAAAAGGAGGAGCCAGGATGTCTTGCTAACTGCTGATATAACCCAAACAACAGATGAAGTACTTCAACAAATTAAAGGATGAAATgttgtaagaaataaaaaacaaaggtccattttaaaaaagaaaaacgaTAAAACCCCCCCTGCGTGTACCAGCCAAGTGCAGGTaccaggagggagaagagaggtaAATGGTTGAAATGCCCAACATAGACCCTGTAGGCTTGTTTTATGAGCAGATGAAACTTTTATGAAAGATGAATTGTATATATTGAAGTATTTGCATGCTTTGTgatctgaatatttaaaatacttatctGTCATCCCTAAATAATCAAAAATTACGTTTATTATAACTCGGccagtctgggttttttttttttctttatctttcacTCCCTCCCTAAAAACATAACAAGACATACTTACAAACTCGATGTTAACCCTTACTTGGTCAGCATCTTTGGTAATACTTCAACTgaagagcatttttttcttgttctttctttttctcccactcATATCCTCTCAATTCACAGTGAATGATCAGTCATACAAATGTTCTGTGTGATACAAATGTTCCAGAACACCAGTGCTGAGTGCCTGGTCTTTTGCTAGTTCTTTCTGCCCAGAAAAGATCTGGAATGCCGTGTGTTGATATATCAAAGGGAAGACAGAAATCTAGAGGTGGTCTTGAGGCTAGCAAATGACTGATGACCTGAGAACTGCATTTAGGGATAGGCTTTGAGCTCTAGTTAAACCATGTGCATTGAAAGCACAAAAGATAAGGCTAAGCTAGGAAACAGTGGAtcctgtgattatttttttccattattattttatttattttctccccctctaAGGGGCTTGAGCAATAGGAAAAACAGTGAGGTTGTttagaaaacaagcaagcacaAGTAAATGGGTTCTTGTATCTTCTTGGTCTGCCTAATGCTGCAGATAACCGtgtaaatcaaaagcaaaaagctgttATGTTAATGAATACATCAGACTTCCAGTTTTCATGAGGCTTTCTTTCACATAGCTCAATTTTTTCCCTTAACGAATATgatgaaaacatgttttattagGTGGTTAAGCTCATCCAGTAGTACAAATGCAGCCTCTAGTTTGCTCCAGCTACTTTTAATTTCACTTAGACAAGTTTTCCCCTGTATGGAGGGTTAAGCTGATTTAATGCTGTGATATGCTGAAGGATTCCTAATGTTTAGGAAGGCAAATTTTAGTTTCAGATAATATGGAATAGGAGTCTGCATGTGCACATTTCTTCTTGGATCTTTATTCTAAACCGTGTGGCAGCAATACTTTTGGAAAGCATTGCTTTGTAAGAAAACAGAATGCTTTGAAATAACACATAACAAAATCTTACTTTGTTGGAGGAATTTATAAAGATGAAGTATCAAAAACATCAGCTTTGATCTTCAGGAAATGTCATGAGATTAAACCTGCTTGtttgcagcaaaggaaatatGCTTTGTATTCTGTCTTAGTATTTGCTTTTAACACAAGACCACCAAGTAGTCTTTCTGCATCAGTGGGATAGATATGGTGGAGTAAAGCAAGTCATTGCAGTTACCCgtatttttaacagaacatGTACATAAATGTGACGTGAATGGGTGCTTTGAAGGAACACATTGATAGTGtattcagtttttcattgtGTAGTGTTTTTCTTGAGCAAAACCTATTTTTTAGAGTTGCTAAGGAAGAAGGGCTGCTTTGAGTGCTCTTGAGTATGATGGGTAGTTagtttccctctccttcatTACTTTAACCTTATGAAAGGTGTCTCCTAACAAGATGTGCTGTAAGAGTCGGCTTCTTAAATGAGTACTGCTTTGGTAACTGTAACATTTCctgaaagtgttttttttctaggtGAGGTTTCTTATTCATAAATTGTCATTTATCCAATAACTAATGCTCTTCAGAGTTCTagtgtttattttgtaaaatccTATTAAGAGATACTTGTCTTCTGGATGTGATTTTGGCACCTTTGGTAGATGCCTAGTAAGAAAGCACAAACTGAAAAGAGTAAATGTTA
The DNA window shown above is from Grus americana isolate bGruAme1 chromosome 3, bGruAme1.mat, whole genome shotgun sequence and carries:
- the APLF gene encoding aprataxin and PNK-like factor, with protein sequence MSCSPSLIESICSNSEIQGTTKMRKNGAASRHLLPLSDDNDSEESRSIQRKRVLPSWMLDKDLLVQRISEPVMKGGSRMKKDQGRGGSNMESLKSEVNVQQKKRLASEETIEDFEGEEQDQGRRSRLAIPSSQNTSGFPLESTIRNMEGNGKTGTKTRGSSLEKNDRQLHSKLSKRIGQISSKTNRIEETENKEQITGSTSQQAHWGRTSQYFGAQEGILEPDANLDYETEISDSTRSADASESSKQIKRKRTPCMYGTGCYRKNPIHFQQFSHPNDDDYHEMEIVTQDNNDNRPECPYGTACYRKNPQHKLEYKHSAPLVTERGTRQRTSRNGKKAVEKDGANDDESNEYDINDSFIDDEEEECEPTDEDSDWEPSSEDKDNEDVETLLQEAHRFVKTKK